The Brasilonema sennae CENA114 genome includes a region encoding these proteins:
- a CDS encoding molybdenum cofactor biosynthesis protein MoaE → MNLGLVASVTSAIQPKAEDSFAISFAPLSIEEVYGKAETSANGAIVVMSGMVRNQTDGKAVIALEYQAYEPMAMRVFYQIAADIRQKWSIVNRIVIYHRVGRLRVGEISVLVAVGCPHRSEAFEACRYAIDTLKHNAPIWKKEHWADGSSSWVSIGACEVQGC, encoded by the coding sequence ATGAACTTGGGTCTCGTAGCTTCTGTTACCTCTGCCATTCAGCCCAAAGCTGAAGATAGCTTTGCCATTAGCTTTGCGCCATTGTCTATTGAAGAGGTTTATGGCAAAGCGGAAACTAGCGCAAATGGCGCTATTGTGGTGATGAGTGGCATGGTTCGTAATCAAACAGATGGTAAAGCTGTGATTGCTCTAGAATATCAAGCTTATGAACCGATGGCAATGCGGGTGTTTTATCAAATTGCTGCTGATATTCGTCAAAAATGGTCTATTGTGAACCGTATCGTCATTTATCATCGTGTTGGGCGGTTGCGAGTTGGTGAAATCAGCGTTTTAGTTGCTGTGGGTTGTCCTCATCGTTCCGAAGCGTTTGAAGCTTGTCGGTATGCGATAGATACTCTCAAACACAACGCCCCTATTTGGAAAAAAGAACATTGGGCAGATGGTTCAAGTAGCTGGGTGAGTATTGGCGCTTGTGAAGTTCAAGGTTGTTAA
- a CDS encoding DUF2103 domain-containing protein, with protein MAKPTEGRLVWNHSTHISGLIPILERLIRQDGIQTVTPGQIGRVKGHSPHLQLRVSVPIRGGFKAIARHGKTVQEVFIVTTLDQNQLEEAIAFAMKK; from the coding sequence ATGGCAAAACCCACTGAGGGCAGACTTGTTTGGAATCACTCAACCCACATTAGTGGTCTTATCCCAATCCTAGAACGTCTCATACGCCAGGATGGGATTCAAACCGTGACACCGGGACAAATTGGGCGAGTCAAAGGTCATAGCCCTCATTTACAATTGCGAGTTTCTGTACCAATTCGCGGTGGGTTTAAGGCGATCGCACGCCACGGCAAAACAGTGCAAGAGGTGTTTATTGTGACGACTTTGGATCAAAATCAACTTGAGGAGGCGATCGCCTTTGCGATGAAAAAGTAA
- the clpS gene encoding ATP-dependent Clp protease adapter ClpS: MVTRLTAAVYGMATAPTKAPERSSQVTRKPYPNYKVIVLDDDFNTFQHVHDCLVKYIPGMTSDRAWKLTNQVHNEGQAIVWTGPQEPAEFYHQQLSRAGLTMAPLEAA; this comes from the coding sequence ATGGTTACAAGACTAACAGCCGCTGTTTACGGGATGGCAACAGCACCAACTAAAGCTCCTGAACGGTCTAGTCAAGTGACCCGTAAGCCATATCCAAATTATAAAGTGATTGTATTGGATGATGATTTTAATACTTTCCAGCACGTTCACGATTGTTTGGTAAAGTATATTCCGGGTATGACTAGCGATCGCGCTTGGAAACTGACAAACCAAGTGCATAACGAAGGTCAAGCAATTGTCTGGACAGGTCCCCAAGAACCTGCTGAATTCTATCATCAGCAGCTTTCTCGGGCTGGTTTGACGATGGCTCCCCTTGAAGCCGCATAA
- a CDS encoding FAD-dependent oxidoreductase, with protein MHLFNLSGRRKKVARKFGKNAVKGDLGVERILLRIKRLLSILTFFSFLAPYAVVAAPPKTPDKTVNCDILVVGGGLSGVATAYEAILAGQTVCLTEITDWLGGQISSQGTAALDERPTQRRKLFYSRGYLELRKRIESKYRGNINPGNCWVSDSCFLPRDGHEILTSMLKDAEKKGKGKLQWFPNTVIKELEYSSDGKLISSAIAIQHQPVQGAPPLNTTPLSQTIEDTYTYQNSSRFSKTIVRLAPKQTKSKAGSNAPNWYVVDTSETGEIIALADVPYRLGIDARSYLEPSSSSPQNDPFCTQGFTYTFAMEATKDPQPQTMPAFYPEYSPYYSYELKRLASFPLVFTYRRIWSPTKGQPMEFGGVKFNAPAPGDISMQNWTWGNDYRPGTSADNLIYTRQQLQASGQLKPGGWMGGLRTESLRKAEEISLGYYYWLTAGDTDSQLGNGVKQPQPNNRFLSGLDSPMGTAHGLSKHPYMREGRRIIGRPSWGQPEGFSIWEIDISRRNYNDEYYRKTLPPDMYRRLKAALGGLEAASVLSGQISPDKVARRTRSTIFPDAVGIGHYAIDFHPCMTKSPPEAPGNTDRAGERRGAGQAYPFQIALRAMIPQKIDNLLVGGKSIATSHIAAAAYRVHSFEWSAGAAAGTTAAFALKNGIAPYQLVDKLPLPEPRLQLLKQLLEKNGNPTAFPDTSIFNQNWDDWK; from the coding sequence ATGCATTTGTTTAATTTGTCTGGTCGCAGAAAAAAAGTCGCCAGGAAATTTGGGAAGAATGCTGTAAAAGGTGATTTAGGAGTTGAACGGATCTTGTTAAGAATCAAGCGATTGCTATCTATACTGACTTTTTTCTCTTTTCTCGCACCATACGCTGTCGTTGCTGCACCACCCAAAACACCAGACAAAACAGTCAACTGTGACATCCTTGTTGTAGGTGGAGGACTGTCTGGTGTCGCTACAGCTTATGAGGCAATACTGGCAGGGCAAACGGTATGCCTGACCGAAATTACTGATTGGTTGGGAGGACAAATCTCCTCGCAAGGAACTGCTGCACTTGATGAACGACCAACTCAGCGTCGCAAACTCTTCTACTCTCGCGGTTACTTAGAACTGCGAAAGCGTATTGAGAGTAAATACCGTGGTAATATTAACCCTGGTAACTGTTGGGTCAGTGACTCGTGTTTTCTGCCGCGCGATGGTCATGAAATTTTGACTTCAATGCTCAAAGATGCTGAAAAAAAAGGCAAAGGAAAGTTGCAATGGTTCCCGAACACGGTGATTAAGGAATTGGAATATAGTAGCGACGGGAAGCTCATTAGTAGTGCGATCGCCATCCAACATCAACCAGTTCAAGGTGCACCACCCCTAAACACAACTCCATTATCTCAAACCATCGAAGACACTTATACCTACCAAAACTCATCCCGCTTTAGCAAAACTATTGTTCGCCTCGCCCCCAAGCAAACCAAAAGTAAAGCTGGAAGTAACGCCCCTAACTGGTATGTTGTAGACACTTCAGAAACTGGCGAAATTATCGCTCTTGCTGACGTTCCTTACAGACTAGGAATTGATGCTCGTTCTTATTTGGAACCTTCTTCTTCCAGTCCTCAAAATGATCCTTTTTGTACTCAGGGCTTTACCTACACCTTTGCAATGGAGGCGACCAAAGACCCGCAACCGCAAACAATGCCCGCATTTTATCCAGAATACTCTCCATATTATAGTTATGAATTGAAGCGCTTAGCAAGTTTTCCCTTGGTTTTCACCTACCGTCGCATTTGGAGTCCCACGAAAGGACAACCAATGGAATTTGGTGGTGTCAAGTTTAACGCTCCCGCCCCAGGGGACATCTCAATGCAAAACTGGACTTGGGGCAATGATTACCGTCCCGGAACCTCTGCTGATAACCTCATTTACACTCGTCAACAGTTACAAGCGAGTGGGCAACTGAAGCCAGGAGGTTGGATGGGTGGACTGCGAACAGAATCTTTACGCAAAGCTGAGGAAATCTCTCTGGGATACTATTACTGGTTGACCGCCGGGGATACAGATTCTCAATTGGGCAATGGTGTCAAGCAGCCACAACCAAATAACCGCTTTTTATCGGGGTTAGATTCCCCAATGGGGACAGCGCATGGCTTGTCAAAACATCCATATATGCGAGAAGGACGACGTATTATTGGACGCCCTAGCTGGGGACAACCCGAAGGCTTTTCTATTTGGGAAATTGATATCTCTCGTCGCAACTACAATGACGAGTATTACCGCAAAACACTACCACCAGATATGTATCGCCGCCTAAAAGCCGCATTAGGAGGTTTGGAAGCAGCATCCGTTCTTTCAGGGCAGATCAGTCCGGATAAGGTAGCGCGGCGAACTCGTTCCACTATTTTCCCTGATGCTGTGGGTATCGGTCACTACGCTATAGACTTCCATCCTTGCATGACCAAAAGCCCTCCAGAAGCGCCCGGAAATACAGATCGTGCCGGTGAAAGACGTGGTGCTGGGCAAGCTTATCCTTTCCAAATTGCACTCAGGGCGATGATTCCTCAAAAAATCGACAATTTACTCGTCGGTGGTAAAAGCATTGCAACCAGTCACATCGCAGCAGCAGCATACAGGGTACACTCTTTTGAATGGTCTGCAGGTGCAGCAGCGGGCACGACAGCAGCTTTTGCCCTGAAAAATGGCATCGCACCCTACCAACTCGTAGATAAATTGCCCTTACCAGAACCGCGATTACAACTCCTCAAACAGCTGTTGGAGAAAAATGGTAACCCCACTGCCTTCCCGGATACCTCGATTTTTAACCAAAATTGGGATGATTGGAAGTAA
- a CDS encoding serine/threonine-protein kinase: MNQEKRTIPALLSERYHIISVLGSGGFCDTFLAEDTQMPSARRCVIKQLKPVNESSLIQEQIQKRFRREAITLEDLGATSHQIPSLYAYFQKFGQFYLVQEWIDGQTLFEKVQQSGCLSETEVVSILISLLDVLEYVHDKGLIHRDIKPDNIILRSSDHKPVLIDFGAVRETMGTVVNSQGSISSSIIVGTAGFMPNEQAAGRPVFASDLYSLGLTAIYLLTGQLPQQMTTDLYTGESIWQRDGVSASLAAVLDKAIRNNIKERYPSARAMIYALQSIASSLAFGQVAKRTQPPAQTLPTTLRPAAENKRQNSIFIGSVFMIGALFGTSIIIGLLLTNFRQPTAYKKETSSGLITKPQRPDASFRLSPSGNPSSQMVHKQLMTGALPSSFHFIADSTFPNLQSAVKQTKTLQGAGYSQTDVFWIPDYPNLVDRHLFVVYVTTFSDRSSCLSFLRDYGKANPSAYCAFASKDPKAPTARVSFREIQ, translated from the coding sequence ATGAATCAAGAAAAAAGAACGATACCAGCATTACTGAGTGAGCGTTATCACATCATCAGTGTACTTGGATCTGGTGGGTTTTGCGACACGTTCTTAGCAGAAGACACCCAAATGCCCTCGGCACGCCGTTGTGTAATTAAACAACTCAAACCAGTGAACGAGAGTTCTCTGATTCAAGAACAGATACAAAAGCGATTTCGACGGGAAGCTATCACTTTAGAGGATCTCGGAGCAACTAGTCATCAAATTCCCAGTCTGTACGCTTACTTTCAAAAGTTTGGACAATTCTATTTAGTACAAGAATGGATCGACGGACAAACCCTCTTTGAGAAAGTCCAACAAAGTGGATGTTTAAGCGAAACTGAGGTTGTCTCGATTTTGATCAGTTTGTTAGATGTGCTGGAATATGTGCATGACAAAGGTCTGATTCATCGCGATATTAAACCAGATAACATTATTTTGCGCTCATCAGATCACAAACCAGTATTAATTGATTTTGGTGCAGTGCGAGAAACGATGGGAACAGTGGTGAATTCTCAAGGATCTATCAGCAGTTCAATTATTGTTGGTACAGCGGGGTTCATGCCTAATGAACAAGCAGCAGGGCGTCCAGTTTTTGCTAGTGATCTATATAGTTTAGGATTAACAGCTATTTATTTGCTCACAGGACAATTGCCGCAACAAATGACAACAGACTTATACACTGGGGAGAGTATCTGGCAGCGCGATGGAGTCAGTGCAAGTTTAGCAGCAGTCCTAGATAAAGCAATTCGGAACAATATTAAAGAACGCTATCCCAGCGCTAGAGCAATGATATATGCTCTACAGAGTATAGCAAGTTCTCTGGCATTTGGGCAGGTAGCTAAACGTACTCAACCACCAGCCCAGACTCTTCCTACAACTCTAAGGCCTGCCGCTGAAAACAAAAGACAGAACAGCATATTTATTGGCAGCGTTTTTATGATAGGTGCATTATTCGGTACATCCATAATTATTGGTCTTTTGTTAACAAACTTTCGCCAACCAACAGCGTATAAGAAAGAAACATCCTCTGGGTTAATCACAAAACCACAAAGACCAGATGCCTCTTTTAGGTTATCTCCTTCTGGAAACCCCAGTTCTCAAATGGTGCATAAACAACTAATGACTGGTGCTTTGCCTAGTTCATTTCATTTTATAGCAGACTCTACCTTCCCAAATTTACAAAGTGCTGTTAAGCAAACGAAAACTTTGCAGGGAGCAGGTTATTCTCAAACAGATGTGTTTTGGATACCAGATTATCCAAATCTGGTTGACAGGCATTTATTTGTTGTGTATGTAACGACTTTTAGCGATCGCTCTAGTTGTTTAAGCTTCCTCAGGGATTATGGAAAAGCGAATCCAAGCGCATACTGCGCTTTCGCAAGTAAAGATCCTAAAGCACCAACAGCCCGCGTATCCTTTAGAGAAATTCAGTAG
- a CDS encoding MHYT domain-containing protein: protein MLQQDLVISSSHDLRLVGLSIIIAVLASYTALDLAGRVTAARASARIAWLIGGGIVMGIGIWSMHFVAMLAFSLPIPMFYDMWTVVVSILPAIIASLGALFLASRRVLNLWQLLIGGTLMGIGIASMHYIGMYAMRMEATTEYNPPLFMLSVAIAIGASIIALWIAFQLRMQTSTVGWTKLGSAVVMGVAIAGMHYTGMAAAHFKASNLQVFTSSQAITNSLSWLAIGIGVATVVILGFALLTSFVDQRLAASGKLLEQQEVETIRSQQFIEITLGIRRSLNLDDVFNTTVNEIRQALTTDRVIIYRFNSDWSATIIAESVAEGFVKTLGQKINDAFQEDEIEVYKNGRVRATSKISQADLTDYQKNLLESFQIKANLVAPILKNYQLTGLLCAHECLKPRKWQKSEIDLFGQLAIQVGIALEQASLFDELQQAQKVLRLRDRAIAAASNAIFITDSHQSDNPIIFCNPAFETITGYSQEEVLGCNYRFLLGTDTNQTTVEQIRDAMRDSSEYQITVRSYRKDNTPFWYELTVSPVRDAFGRVTNFIGVLSDITLRKQAEEGFRQTKEVLQRQLLELITDVKEATHGDLTVRAKISSGEIGVVADFLNTIIDSFQRIVTQVKTAADSVNVAIGSNSSALQHLADEAITQVNEINHTLEEMDNMSVSIQTVAQGASLATEMIETTSDKAEATAKAMDFTLDTIWNLQQIIVETANRVKCVGETSQNISSLVSLMNQIDIQVNLLAVNTGVEAAWMGGNPIFIKLAEEISQLVTKSAEVTKEISQIFDNIQSQTKEVVKAIEQGTTQMVGGVKVVENAKLNLNQIIDVSREMNSRLELILTETVSQTKTSQTVVSSIKEVAIACERTAESSSIVSSSLQQTQQVALELQDSVGTFKTGEGELLNKAGQA from the coding sequence ATGCTTCAGCAAGATTTAGTTATCAGTAGTAGCCATGACTTACGGCTTGTAGGGCTTTCAATTATCATTGCAGTTCTTGCATCATACACTGCTCTTGATTTAGCTGGGCGGGTCACGGCAGCTAGAGCGTCAGCTAGAATAGCTTGGCTCATTGGTGGCGGGATTGTGATGGGAATCGGTATCTGGTCGATGCATTTTGTCGCGATGCTTGCCTTCAGTTTGCCGATACCGATGTTCTACGACATGTGGACTGTGGTGGTGTCAATACTGCCTGCGATCATCGCTTCGCTTGGCGCACTTTTTCTTGCCAGTCGCCGAGTGTTGAATCTCTGGCAATTGCTGATTGGCGGTACGCTCATGGGTATTGGTATTGCGTCGATGCACTACATTGGAATGTACGCGATGCGAATGGAAGCAACCACTGAGTATAACCCACCGCTGTTTATGCTTTCTGTGGCGATCGCCATTGGTGCGTCGATCATCGCACTATGGATTGCGTTTCAATTACGCATGCAGACGAGTACCGTAGGGTGGACAAAGCTTGGCAGTGCAGTCGTCATGGGAGTAGCAATTGCTGGGATGCACTACACAGGAATGGCAGCAGCTCATTTTAAAGCTAGCAATTTACAAGTATTTACGAGTTCCCAAGCAATAACTAACTCCCTAAGTTGGCTGGCTATTGGGATTGGTGTCGCCACTGTTGTTATCTTGGGTTTTGCATTGCTAACTTCGTTTGTCGATCAGCGTTTAGCAGCCTCAGGGAAGCTTTTGGAACAACAAGAAGTCGAAACGATACGTTCCCAGCAATTTATAGAAATTACTTTAGGCATTCGGCGATCGCTCAATTTAGATGATGTTTTCAATACAACAGTTAATGAAATTCGTCAAGCATTAACTACAGATCGTGTTATTATTTATCGCTTCAATTCAGACTGGAGTGCTACTATCATCGCCGAGTCAGTCGCAGAGGGTTTTGTAAAAACTTTAGGACAAAAAATCAATGATGCTTTTCAAGAAGATGAAATTGAAGTGTACAAAAATGGTAGAGTTCGAGCCACTAGCAAAATTTCTCAAGCGGATTTGACAGATTACCAGAAAAATCTTTTAGAAAGTTTTCAAATCAAGGCAAATTTAGTTGCACCGATTTTAAAAAATTATCAGCTTACAGGTTTATTATGTGCCCATGAATGCTTGAAACCTCGAAAATGGCAAAAATCTGAAATTGATTTATTTGGACAACTGGCAATTCAAGTCGGAATTGCCTTAGAACAAGCAAGTCTTTTTGATGAACTTCAACAAGCGCAAAAAGTCTTACGGCTTCGCGATCGAGCAATTGCAGCTGCTAGTAACGCCATCTTTATTACCGACTCGCACCAAAGCGACAATCCGATCATTTTTTGCAATCCTGCTTTTGAAACAATCACAGGCTATTCACAAGAAGAAGTGCTTGGATGCAACTACCGCTTTTTACTGGGAACCGACACAAATCAAACGACTGTTGAACAAATACGCGACGCTATGCGTGATTCAAGTGAATACCAGATTACTGTCAGAAGTTACCGCAAAGATAATACTCCATTTTGGTATGAATTAACAGTTTCTCCAGTACGAGACGCATTTGGACGAGTCACAAATTTTATTGGGGTGCTATCTGACATTACTTTACGCAAGCAGGCGGAAGAAGGATTTCGCCAAACTAAAGAAGTTCTCCAAAGGCAGCTTTTAGAACTTATTACTGACGTTAAAGAAGCAACTCATGGTGATTTAACGGTTCGAGCTAAAATTTCATCTGGTGAAATTGGTGTAGTAGCAGATTTTTTAAATACAATTATTGACAGTTTCCAGCGGATTGTAACTCAAGTAAAAACAGCTGCTGACAGCGTGAATGTTGCTATCGGCTCAAACTCTAGTGCGCTCCAACACTTAGCAGATGAAGCAATCACACAGGTTAACGAAATTAACCACACTCTTGAAGAAATGGATAACATGAGCGTGTCAATCCAAACAGTTGCACAGGGTGCAAGCCTTGCGACAGAAATGATTGAAACGACTTCTGATAAAGCAGAGGCGACTGCTAAAGCAATGGATTTTACACTCGACACTATTTGGAATTTACAACAAATTATTGTGGAAACAGCCAACAGAGTCAAGTGTGTGGGCGAAACTTCTCAAAACATTTCCTCCCTTGTATCCTTAATGAACCAGATTGATATACAAGTCAACTTGTTAGCTGTCAATACTGGTGTTGAGGCTGCGTGGATGGGTGGAAATCCAATCTTTATCAAATTAGCAGAAGAAATTTCTCAATTGGTTACCAAGTCTGCTGAAGTTACCAAGGAAATTTCACAAATTTTCGACAACATTCAATCGCAAACCAAGGAAGTTGTCAAAGCCATAGAACAAGGAACAACTCAGATGGTGGGTGGAGTAAAAGTTGTTGAAAATGCCAAGCTTAACCTCAATCAGATTATAGATGTGTCCCGCGAAATGAATTCTCGCTTAGAGTTAATTCTTACAGAAACAGTTTCTCAGACAAAAACATCTCAAACAGTTGTGTCATCCATAAAAGAGGTAGCGATCGCTTGTGAACGTACTGCCGAGTCGTCTAGCATAGTGTCTAGTTCTCTACAGCAAACACAACAAGTAGCGCTAGAATTACAAGACTCAGTCGGTACCTTTAAAACAGGGGAAGGGGAACTCCTAAACAAAGCCGGACAAGCTTGA